A single Acidobacteriaceae bacterium DNA region contains:
- a CDS encoding glycoside hydrolase family 95 protein codes for MRHQRPRITRRSFLSGTAAATALITEGSIARNLHALQVQPDDIPSPYTLHFAQPASKWPDALPVGNGRLGAMVFGVPSVDRLQLNEESIWDGEPNRDRNNPKAAAAIPRIRDMLFAGNIADAQALAVSDVLSIPRRMPCYQTLGDLHLDFSPMGLTPEVNVEGYGLQLDLDTAIAKTTFRHNGVTCTREIFSSAPDQVIVVRLAADKPGTLHVRLSLDRPGSFETKRSANDRLVMKGQALPVNDNPGLPVKEHQTGVRFHAELLALPEGGKILPAKNNDDNELEIASADTITLFIDCATSYRFPAHAGVSSGVDADVLTGDPDAMGAAVNRNLVQASRRSYADLRHRHTEDHQRYFRRANISFGSDPNASIPTDKRLAAIKAGGEDIHLLPIYFQFGRYMLISSSRPGTLAANLQGIWNDSVDPPWGSKYTVNINAEMNYWFAESANLAELHLPLFDLLHATLGPGELTAKEIYRANGSVVHHNTDIWGDACPIDALGGGVWPMGANWLSLHLWRYYSYTGDIRFLAEHTYPTLRENAIFLLDYLVRDPHTGYLVTGPSCSPENAYQLPNGKSYNLCMGPTMDISIVRAVFWRLLESADNLKTLAPESNKTLLAQDEDLLARVRNAWSQLPPFQIGHDGRLQEWQVDYKDHEPGHRHISHLFGLFPEDQITVQGTPELAHAARLVLDKRLAAGGGSTGWSRAWIINCMARLGDGDACYENILALLRDSTRGNLFDVCGVKENSPFQIDGNLGAPNAFIEMLLQSHAETPLTPPQTSTQSPHIIRLLPALPKAWPNGSFRGLRARGGVEIDLEWSDGRAMEATLRSTIGGTLHIATPQGQKASAVLRNGKHIQAQSTSDGLLTLKADPGTTHILRFH; via the coding sequence ATGAGACATCAACGCCCCAGGATCACGCGACGGAGCTTTCTCTCCGGGACCGCAGCTGCAACAGCCCTCATTACAGAGGGCAGCATCGCCCGAAATCTCCACGCGCTTCAGGTTCAACCGGACGACATTCCCAGTCCTTACACTCTGCACTTTGCGCAACCGGCATCGAAGTGGCCGGACGCACTCCCGGTAGGCAATGGCAGGCTCGGCGCGATGGTCTTCGGCGTGCCCAGCGTCGATCGCCTGCAGTTGAACGAGGAGTCGATCTGGGACGGCGAGCCCAACCGCGACCGCAACAACCCCAAGGCAGCCGCGGCGATCCCGCGCATCCGCGATATGCTATTCGCCGGCAACATCGCCGACGCTCAGGCCCTGGCTGTCAGCGACGTCCTCTCCATCCCACGCCGAATGCCTTGCTACCAGACGCTCGGCGATCTCCACCTGGATTTCTCACCGATGGGCCTGACGCCCGAGGTCAACGTCGAGGGCTACGGCCTCCAACTCGACCTCGACACCGCGATCGCGAAGACTACTTTTCGCCACAATGGCGTCACCTGCACACGAGAGATCTTTTCCTCCGCACCGGATCAGGTGATCGTGGTGCGCCTGGCCGCAGACAAACCCGGCACTCTGCATGTGCGGCTCTCACTCGATCGGCCCGGCAGCTTCGAGACAAAACGATCTGCAAACGACCGGCTTGTCATGAAAGGACAGGCTCTTCCCGTAAACGACAACCCGGGTCTGCCCGTGAAAGAACATCAGACAGGCGTGCGCTTTCACGCAGAGCTGCTGGCTCTTCCTGAAGGCGGAAAAATTCTGCCCGCCAAAAACAACGACGACAATGAGCTCGAAATCGCCTCCGCGGACACCATCACTCTCTTCATCGATTGCGCCACCAGCTACCGCTTCCCCGCGCACGCCGGCGTGAGCAGCGGAGTCGATGCTGACGTCCTCACCGGCGATCCCGATGCGATGGGTGCAGCCGTAAATCGCAATCTGGTCCAGGCATCGCGCCGCTCGTATGCGGACCTCCGTCATCGTCACACTGAAGATCATCAGCGCTACTTCCGCCGCGCGAACATAAGCTTCGGTTCTGATCCGAACGCATCGATTCCAACCGACAAACGCCTGGCTGCCATCAAGGCCGGCGGCGAAGACATCCATCTGCTGCCCATCTACTTCCAGTTCGGCCGCTACATGCTTATCTCGAGCTCTCGCCCTGGTACGCTCGCGGCAAATCTGCAAGGCATTTGGAACGATTCCGTCGATCCACCTTGGGGCTCCAAGTACACCGTCAACATCAACGCTGAGATGAACTACTGGTTCGCCGAGAGCGCCAATCTCGCCGAGCTCCACTTGCCGCTTTTCGATCTGCTTCACGCAACCCTCGGCCCCGGCGAGCTCACGGCGAAGGAGATCTATCGCGCAAATGGCTCAGTCGTCCACCACAACACTGACATCTGGGGAGACGCGTGTCCGATCGACGCACTCGGCGGCGGTGTCTGGCCCATGGGTGCTAATTGGCTCTCGCTGCATCTCTGGCGCTACTACAGCTACACGGGCGACATCCGTTTCCTCGCAGAGCACACTTATCCGACTCTGCGCGAGAACGCCATCTTCCTGCTGGACTATCTCGTGCGCGATCCGCACACCGGCTACCTCGTCACTGGCCCATCCTGCTCGCCAGAGAACGCCTACCAACTCCCCAATGGCAAATCCTACAACCTCTGCATGGGGCCCACGATGGATATCTCTATCGTTCGCGCGGTCTTCTGGCGACTGCTCGAGAGCGCGGACAACTTGAAGACCCTCGCGCCCGAGAGCAACAAAACATTACTGGCTCAAGACGAAGATCTCCTCGCACGAGTCCGCAACGCATGGTCGCAACTCCCACCCTTTCAGATCGGCCACGACGGCCGTCTGCAGGAGTGGCAGGTCGATTACAAGGACCACGAGCCTGGTCACCGCCACATCTCACACCTCTTCGGCCTCTTCCCTGAGGACCAGATCACGGTGCAGGGAACACCCGAGCTCGCCCATGCCGCCCGTCTCGTGCTCGACAAGCGCCTTGCAGCCGGCGGAGGATCCACCGGCTGGTCACGCGCCTGGATCATCAACTGCATGGCGCGCCTCGGCGACGGCGACGCCTGCTACGAAAACATCCTCGCGCTCCTGCGCGACAGCACACGCGGCAATCTGTTCGACGTCTGCGGTGTGAAGGAAAACTCGCCGTTTCAGATCGACGGCAATCTCGGCGCACCAAACGCGTTCATCGAAATGCTCCTGCAGTCACACGCCGAAACACCATTGACTCCGCCACAAACCTCCACTCAGTCCCCGCACATCATCCGTCTCTTGCCGGCACTCCCTAAGGCATGGCCAAATGGCAGCTTCCGCGGGCTGCGCGCGCGCGGCGGAGTGGAGATCGATCTCGAGTGGTCGGACGGACGCGCCATGGAAGCGACCCTGCGGTCAACGATTGGAGGCACACTGCACATCGCAACACCGCAAGGCCAGAAGGCCTCGGCGGTCCTTCGCAACGGCAAACACATCCAGGCGCAATCCACCTCCGACGGTCTGCTCACGCTCAAAGCCGACCCGGGCACGACTCACATTCTGCGCTTCCACTAG